A part of Helicobacter himalayensis genomic DNA contains:
- the mreC gene encoding rod shape-determining protein MreC, whose amino-acid sequence MRYKTLIFIILFFVALLATMEFNKNVEAQILSFGDKIRIFFISNYQGFIDAYKRHFEQAKEIEILKEKVKDYEKISLENLALKNDNASLRALANITDLSNKPFIYLSLMTSYVRMGEYKRIWLTLDSEAKQKLQATQADPASNFSPKLLGLVKNGKVLGIARYENGRLQGFLNGSEECSYGVFIGDSKALGILDSSQKTQNKHLVNVNYIPKWVNIKVGDVVYTNGLDGIFIANIAVGEVVAIYEDYNYLRAEIKPYAQNEESGYMWAIDISQINQDSH is encoded by the coding sequence ATGCGCTATAAAACTCTGATTTTTATCATCCTTTTTTTTGTCGCCCTGCTCGCTACGATGGAGTTTAATAAAAATGTCGAAGCACAGATCCTCTCTTTTGGCGATAAGATTAGAATCTTTTTTATCTCTAATTATCAAGGCTTTATTGACGCTTACAAAAGGCATTTTGAGCAGGCAAAAGAGATTGAGATTCTCAAAGAAAAAGTCAAAGATTACGAAAAAATCTCACTAGAAAATCTCGCACTTAAAAACGATAATGCCTCCTTACGCGCGCTTGCTAACATCACAGATTTAAGCAACAAGCCTTTTATCTATCTTTCTCTTATGACTTCGTATGTGAGAATGGGTGAATACAAGCGCATTTGGCTTACTCTTGATTCTGAAGCGAAGCAAAAACTACAAGCAACGCAGGCAGACCCCGCATCAAATTTCAGCCCAAAACTTCTAGGGCTTGTGAAAAATGGCAAAGTGCTTGGTATCGCGCGTTATGAAAATGGGCGTTTGCAGGGCTTTTTAAATGGCTCTGAAGAATGCAGTTACGGCGTGTTTATTGGCGATTCCAAAGCACTTGGCATACTTGATAGCTCACAAAAAACCCAAAACAAGCACCTTGTCAATGTCAATTACATTCCAAAATGGGTAAATATCAAAGTTGGCGATGTCGTCTATACCAATGGACTTGATGGAATCTTTATCGCAAATATCGCTGTGGGCGAGGTTGTAGCAATTTATGAAGATTATAATTACCTACGCGCAGAAATCAAACCATACGCTCAAAATGAAGAAAGCGGCTATATGTGGGCAATTGATATTAGTCAAATAAATCAAGATTCTCATTAA
- a CDS encoding rod shape-determining protein codes for MLMDKIIGVFSKDIAIDLGTANTIVLVKGEGIVINEPSVVAIEDGRRGSGRILAVGKEAKEMEGKTPDKIRAIRPMKDGVIADFDMTEKMIRYFIEEAHKRKSLIRPRIMVCVPYGLTGVEKKAVKESALSAGAREVYLIEEPMAAAIGAGLQTEEAKGNLVIDIGGGTTEIGVVSYGGLVISKSIKVAGDKFDVAIMEYVRKKYNLLIGERTAEEIKFQIGSASPLENPPTIQVRGRDNVSGLLNTVELSSEDSREAIKDQLKEISNALKSVLEALPPDLSGDIIENGIVLTGGGALIRGLDKYLSDIVRLPVYVAEEPLLCVAKGTGKAMEDPKLLEELAID; via the coding sequence ATGCTAATGGACAAAATTATTGGCGTGTTTTCAAAAGACATTGCCATTGACTTAGGCACGGCAAATACGATTGTGCTGGTTAAAGGCGAAGGGATTGTCATCAATGAACCATCTGTGGTAGCCATAGAAGACGGCAGGCGTGGCTCTGGGAGAATCCTAGCCGTAGGCAAAGAAGCAAAAGAAATGGAAGGCAAAACACCTGATAAAATCCGTGCTATCCGCCCAATGAAAGATGGCGTCATAGCGGATTTTGATATGACAGAAAAGATGATTCGCTACTTCATCGAGGAGGCGCATAAGCGCAAATCGCTCATTCGTCCGCGCATTATGGTGTGTGTGCCTTATGGACTTACAGGCGTGGAAAAAAAGGCAGTCAAAGAATCTGCTCTAAGTGCAGGAGCTAGGGAAGTGTATCTTATAGAAGAGCCGATGGCTGCGGCAATTGGCGCAGGACTACAAACTGAAGAGGCAAAAGGGAATCTTGTCATTGATATTGGTGGCGGGACGACTGAGATTGGCGTGGTATCTTATGGTGGGCTTGTGATTAGCAAAAGTATCAAGGTAGCAGGCGATAAGTTTGATGTCGCGATAATGGAATATGTGCGTAAAAAATACAACCTTCTCATCGGCGAGCGCACCGCAGAAGAGATTAAATTCCAAATTGGCTCGGCATCTCCGCTAGAAAATCCGCCTACAATTCAAGTGCGTGGGCGTGATAATGTGAGCGGATTGCTAAACACAGTCGAACTTAGTAGCGAAGATTCAAGAGAGGCGATAAAAGACCAACTTAAAGAAATTTCAAACGCGTTAAAAAGCGTGTTAGAGGCACTTCCACCAGATTTGTCAGGGGATATTATCGAAAATGGCATTGTGCTAACAGGTGGTGGCGCGCTCATACGCGGACTTGATAAATACCTCTCTGACATTGTACGCTTGCCGGTGTATGTGGCTGAAGAGCCTTTGCTTTGCGTGGCAAAAGGCACAGGCAAAGCTATGGAAGATCCAAAACTCTTAGAAGAGCTGGCAATCGATTAA
- a CDS encoding ATP-binding cassette domain-containing protein, with protein MQLFNIQNLNFAYGRECVLQNVNLEYESKDFLAIIGPNGGGKSTLLKLLLGLIPSKLQSGKIALNCKITEIGYVPQSTQANANFPLRVLEVVLMGRVGKKCFGFYDKEDKKAALEALKSVRLENLSECKISDLSIGQRQRVFIARALCRKCKLLLLDEPTASLDLQNALQIFELLKSLQKRGIGVVVVCHDTNLVLSFAEKIAYINKELFLHKNTQETQKLEFLKHLSTTHKHFCDIEMSLNSCECVSTPNITQDSLSPKVSKTPKNKGRKRNA; from the coding sequence ATGCAGCTCTTTAATATACAGAATCTTAACTTTGCCTACGGGCGCGAATGCGTCTTGCAAAATGTGAATTTAGAGTATGAAAGCAAGGATTTTTTAGCTATTATCGGACCAAATGGCGGGGGAAAATCCACGCTTTTAAAGCTCCTTTTAGGGCTTATCCCCTCAAAGTTGCAAAGTGGAAAAATAGCGCTAAATTGTAAGATTACAGAAATTGGTTATGTGCCTCAAAGCACACAAGCAAACGCAAATTTCCCGCTGCGCGTGCTTGAAGTCGTGCTAATGGGACGCGTGGGAAAAAAATGCTTTGGATTCTATGATAAAGAGGACAAAAAAGCAGCACTTGAAGCATTGAAAAGCGTTAGGTTAGAGAATCTAAGCGAGTGCAAAATCAGTGATTTAAGCATAGGGCAAAGACAGAGGGTTTTCATCGCGCGCGCGCTTTGCAGGAAATGTAAGCTTTTACTCTTAGATGAGCCCACAGCAAGCCTTGATTTGCAAAATGCGTTACAGATTTTTGAACTGTTAAAATCCCTGCAAAAAAGAGGCATTGGCGTTGTTGTCGTATGCCACGATACAAATTTGGTGCTAAGCTTTGCAGAAAAAATTGCCTATATTAATAAAGAGCTTTTCTTACACAAAAACACGCAAGAAACACAAAAACTCGAATTTCTCAAACATCTAAGCACCACACATAAGCATTTTTGCGATATAGAGATGAGTTTAAATAGCTGTGAATGCGTGAGCACACCAAATATAACACAAGATTCCCTATCACCCAAAGTTTCAAAAACACCCAAAAATAAAGGACGCAAGCGCAATGCTTGA
- a CDS encoding DNA recombination protein RmuC, whose amino-acid sequence MIWICIVLGVLLFGTILGLVFALFKLNNRTFEILRHKKDSEFCTQKNSELESLLRSYKDELALSEQKLQTTLQENATLNANLQAQITYAQNLGQIYSENLNTLKSQLEKQFLAQQEALLKQSEITLNRDSKKILEEVFTPLKHNIERYSQKLGENEARIEANITNMFNSSKLMNENAQKLAQVLKGDKKARGNFAELQLKSVLESSGLIEGEQYKLQEHFKLEGEHYYPDAVVYLDKHKSIIIDSKFSLPNDFNFEQVDESVCAQLAGNLKARIDELAKKPYVRFESHTYDFTLLFIPYQNILDLALESNSALYAYAYNKKVYLTTPNTLFMALKTIAISWQHIDSNQKVLKAFEEIGLFYDKFAGVIEDFEAIKRNAETLDKSIERMETKLTGKGGLSSRASKLKELGAKTQKSIETS is encoded by the coding sequence ATGATTTGGATTTGTATTGTACTTGGTGTTTTGCTTTTTGGCACGATTTTAGGGCTTGTTTTTGCACTTTTCAAGCTTAATAACAGAACCTTTGAGATTTTGCGGCATAAAAAGGATTCGGAGTTTTGCACGCAAAAAAATAGCGAGTTAGAATCCCTTTTGCGCTCGTATAAAGATGAACTTGCCTTAAGTGAGCAAAAACTTCAAACTACTTTGCAAGAAAATGCCACATTAAATGCAAATCTGCAAGCGCAAATTACTTACGCGCAAAATTTAGGGCAAATATATTCTGAAAATCTTAACACATTAAAAAGCCAACTAGAAAAGCAGTTTTTAGCCCAGCAAGAAGCACTTTTAAAGCAAAGTGAAATAACACTCAATAGGGATTCTAAAAAGATTTTGGAGGAAGTTTTTACGCCCTTAAAGCACAATATCGAGCGCTATTCTCAAAAACTAGGTGAAAATGAGGCACGCATTGAAGCAAATATCACAAATATGTTTAACTCAAGCAAGCTTATGAATGAAAACGCTCAAAAGCTTGCCCAAGTGCTAAAGGGCGATAAAAAGGCACGCGGGAATTTCGCGGAATTGCAACTAAAAAGCGTGCTAGAATCTAGTGGATTGATTGAAGGCGAGCAATACAAGCTTCAAGAACATTTCAAGCTTGAGGGCGAGCATTATTACCCTGATGCGGTGGTGTATTTGGACAAACATAAAAGCATTATCATAGATTCTAAATTTTCCCTGCCAAATGACTTTAACTTCGAGCAGGTTGATGAAAGCGTTTGTGCGCAGTTAGCGGGCAATCTTAAAGCGCGCATTGATGAGCTTGCCAAAAAACCTTATGTGCGTTTTGAAAGCCACACTTATGATTTTACGCTACTTTTTATTCCTTATCAAAATATTTTGGACTTAGCGCTGGAGTCAAATAGCGCGCTGTATGCGTATGCGTATAATAAGAAAGTCTATCTCACTACGCCAAATACGCTATTTATGGCGCTTAAGACGATTGCGATTTCGTGGCAGCATATCGATAGTAATCAAAAGGTATTAAAAGCCTTTGAAGAAATTGGGCTGTTTTATGATAAGTTTGCGGGCGTGATAGAGGATTTTGAAGCCATTAAACGCAATGCTGAAACATTGGATAAAAGTATCGAACGTATGGAGACAAAGCTCACGGGCAAAGGCGGGCTAAGCTCACGGGCAAGCAAGCTAAAAGAGCTCGGTGCTAAAACGCAAAAAAGCATAGAGACTTCCTAG
- a CDS encoding metal ABC transporter permease: MLEILEFSFFQNALFCAILTSIACGIVGALAMINRLVSLAGGITHGAFGGIGVTFYFGLPLLLSVSIWTLLLALFLGFVMQRYPNRSENIIAVIWAFGMAFGLILLDLTPGYKSDIMGYLFGSILAIAPSDLVLLGVCDGVFIVLILCFYRQFEALSFDFEFTKLQGVNARAFYYLLIIMIAFCIVLSIRVVGLILVIALLSIPCFIAENFTKRLGSMIFCSILLSAFFCISGLFVSYFYNLTSGASIIIIASIAFGICVALKSFYKLKA, encoded by the coding sequence ATGCTTGAAATTTTAGAATTTAGCTTTTTTCAAAATGCTCTGTTTTGCGCGATTTTGACGAGCATTGCGTGCGGGATTGTGGGTGCGCTTGCAATGATAAATAGGCTTGTTTCCTTAGCTGGAGGTATCACACACGGGGCGTTTGGCGGTATTGGTGTGACGTTTTATTTTGGCTTACCACTGCTTTTGAGTGTGAGTATTTGGACGCTTCTGCTCGCGCTTTTTTTAGGTTTTGTTATGCAGCGCTACCCAAATAGGAGCGAAAATATCATCGCTGTCATTTGGGCGTTTGGTATGGCGTTTGGGCTTATTTTGCTTGATTTGACGCCGGGATATAAAAGCGACATTATGGGCTATTTGTTTGGGAGCATTTTAGCCATTGCACCTAGTGATTTGGTGCTTTTGGGCGTGTGTGATGGCGTGTTTATCGTGCTTATTTTGTGCTTTTATCGGCAATTTGAGGCGTTAAGCTTTGATTTTGAATTTACAAAACTTCAAGGCGTGAATGCGCGCGCGTTTTATTATTTACTCATCATTATGATAGCCTTTTGCATCGTGCTTAGTATCCGCGTGGTTGGACTTATTTTGGTTATTGCACTTTTAAGTATTCCTTGCTTTATTGCTGAAAATTTTACAAAGCGACTAGGTTCAATGATTTTTTGTTCCATTCTCTTAAGTGCATTTTTTTGTATTTCAGGGCTTTTTGTGAGTTATTTTTACAATCTCACAAGTGGTGCAAGTATCATCATAATTGCTTCAATCGCCTTTGGAATCTGCGTAGCATTGAAAAGTTTTTATAAACTTAAGGCATAA
- a CDS encoding asparaginase: MLDFSKIALITTGGTIAGVAKETTSTRYSPAVLNGETLLQTLFENLPFFENLSFENPQNNGQILPKLFEFGSFDSANVDDEILLSLAHFVENVLKNEAQGDAVDGIVITNGTDSLEESALFLELVLNAKKPIVLTGSMRASNALGSDGARNLYNAFLLCAHLVDLQKSTRATESKLAQIPLSPPMQGVFITLGDSIFAPLNLMKFHTLDTNAFEQSGAIGHIVDSRVFFSHTKKPLNQVLRENFTLAHLGESLPKVQILYSHQNDYCALLAAFLFTQGVRGIIIAGMGNGSLNNRILSAQEKETLAEILPDSTPLCAKKELRQKEVLEFLHARGLAIVISSRVPFGAITQHNFLSAWNLNPQKARILLMLLLHARDSHALDELHFQEVFCAF; encoded by the coding sequence ATGCTAGACTTTTCAAAAATTGCGCTTATCACCACAGGTGGCACAATCGCAGGCGTTGCCAAAGAAACAACAAGCACGCGTTATAGTCCAGCTGTGTTAAATGGTGAGACTTTGTTACAAACTCTTTTTGAGAACTTGCCCTTTTTTGAGAATCTATCTTTTGAAAATCCCCAAAATAATGGGCAAATTTTGCCAAAGCTCTTTGAGTTTGGCAGTTTTGATAGCGCGAATGTAGATGATGAGATATTGCTTTCACTCGCGCACTTTGTGGAAAATGTGCTAAAAAATGAGGCACAAGGCGATGCGGTGGATGGCATTGTCATCACGAATGGCACGGATTCTTTGGAGGAAAGCGCGTTATTTTTAGAGCTTGTTTTAAACGCTAAAAAACCAATCGTGCTTACAGGTAGTATGCGCGCTAGCAATGCGCTAGGAAGCGATGGTGCGCGCAATTTATATAATGCGTTTTTGCTTTGCGCGCATTTGGTGGATTTGCAAAAAAGCACGCGCGCAACAGAATCTAAGCTCGCACAGATTCCACTATCACCGCCAATGCAGGGCGTTTTTATCACTTTGGGAGATTCTATCTTTGCGCCGTTAAATCTTATGAAATTTCACACTTTAGACACAAACGCATTTGAACAAAGTGGGGCAATTGGACACATTGTAGATTCTCGTGTGTTTTTTTCACATACAAAAAAGCCCTTAAATCAAGTATTAAGAGAGAATTTTACCCTCGCACATTTGGGAGAATCCTTGCCAAAAGTGCAGATTCTCTATTCTCATCAAAATGACTACTGCGCGTTATTAGCAGCTTTTTTATTTACACAAGGAGTGAGGGGAATCATCATTGCTGGAATGGGCAATGGAAGTTTGAATAACAGAATCTTAAGCGCGCAAGAAAAGGAAACTTTAGCGGAGATTTTGCCAGATTCTACTCCACTTTGCGCGAAGAAAGAATTAAGACAAAAAGAGGTTTTAGAATTTTTGCACGCGCGTGGGTTGGCGATTGTGATAAGCTCAAGGGTGCCTTTTGGTGCTATCACACAGCACAATTTTTTAAGCGCGTGGAATCTTAACCCCCAAAAAGCAAGAATCTTGCTTATGCTTTTACTGCACGCGCGGGATTCTCACGCTTTAGATGAGTTACATTTCCAAGAGGTATTTTGCGCGTTTTAA
- a CDS encoding YciI family protein has translation MKNLFCIIVTYTKPMEEIEAVLPLHREYLAKGYEAGFLLASGPQNPRVGGLILGYFKNKQSAEAFTKNDPYAHHNLAKYEIIEFSPVLHAEILKDFLA, from the coding sequence ATGAAAAATCTTTTTTGCATCATCGTAACCTACACAAAGCCTATGGAAGAGATAGAGGCAGTTTTGCCACTGCATAGAGAATATTTGGCAAAAGGCTATGAGGCTGGATTTTTACTCGCTTCAGGTCCGCAGAATCCACGCGTTGGCGGACTTATCTTAGGATATTTTAAAAACAAGCAAAGTGCGGAAGCTTTTACCAAAAACGATCCTTATGCACATCATAATCTTGCAAAATATGAGATTATCGAGTTTAGTCCAGTGTTGCACGCGGAGATTTTAAAAGATTTTCTGGCTTAA
- a CDS encoding metal ABC transporter solute-binding protein, Zn/Mn family — MRGIFFLLHLLTFCFALDSTKPIISVSIPPQSYFVKKIAGEGVEINVLIPPNTDEHNFDFKPQAMINLEKSTVYFVGDLEFESQLVKKLESTKVKKVRLNAQDTLKGDPHTWLDPFLVKEQAKVIAHALSELYPQNSTFYEKNLATFLNEIDMLDSQIKKLLSGLKNKKFIVYHPSWGHFASRYNLEQVAIEIDGKEPKPREIAAITKTAKKENIPIVFVQVGFPQTIVQNLVKEWGVEVVSIDYLSENWASDLLYTAQILHNALQ; from the coding sequence ATGCGAGGAATTTTCTTTCTTTTACATCTTCTCACGTTTTGCTTTGCGCTAGATTCTACTAAGCCAATTATTAGCGTAAGTATCCCACCACAAAGCTATTTTGTCAAAAAAATCGCAGGGGAGGGCGTAGAAATCAATGTTCTTATCCCGCCAAATACCGATGAACATAACTTTGATTTTAAGCCTCAAGCGATGATAAATTTAGAAAAAAGCACGGTGTATTTTGTCGGGGATTTGGAGTTTGAAAGTCAGCTAGTTAAAAAGTTAGAATCTACAAAGGTAAAAAAAGTGCGTTTAAATGCGCAAGATACGCTTAAAGGCGACCCGCACACTTGGCTTGATCCGTTTTTGGTTAAAGAACAAGCAAAAGTTATCGCGCACGCTCTAAGCGAACTCTACCCGCAAAATAGCACATTTTATGAAAAAAATCTCGCGACATTTTTAAACGAAATTGATATGCTAGATTCTCAAATAAAAAAGCTTTTAAGCGGATTAAAAAACAAGAAATTTATTGTCTATCACCCTAGCTGGGGGCATTTTGCTAGTCGGTATAATTTGGAGCAAGTTGCCATAGAAATCGATGGCAAAGAGCCAAAACCCCGTGAGATAGCCGCAATCACCAAAACTGCAAAAAAAGAAAATATACCTATTGTTTTCGTGCAGGTAGGATTCCCACAAACTATCGTGCAAAATCTTGTAAAAGAATGGGGGGTGGAGGTTGTTTCAATTGATTATTTGAGTGAAAATTGGGCTTCTGACTTGCTCTACACCGCGCAGATTCTGCATAATGCACTTCAATAA